In Streptomyces ambofaciens ATCC 23877, a single genomic region encodes these proteins:
- a CDS encoding MarR family winged helix-turn-helix transcriptional regulator, with translation MSERPQQRTERPRDPVDAIIDQWAEVRPDLDTAAMEVFGRINRLSRAISDRMEKAYARFGIARGEFDVLATLRRSGEPYALSPRQLSATLMLTTGGMTGRLDKLERAGLLYRSPDPHDRRALRVTLTDEGLRLVDEAVGAGLAVQTEALSAALDAGRTGQLADLLRDLLAATER, from the coding sequence ATGAGTGAGCGCCCCCAGCAGCGGACCGAGCGGCCCCGGGACCCGGTCGACGCGATCATCGACCAGTGGGCGGAGGTCCGGCCGGATCTCGACACCGCGGCGATGGAGGTCTTCGGCCGGATCAACCGGCTCTCCCGCGCGATCAGCGACCGGATGGAGAAGGCCTACGCGCGCTTCGGCATCGCCCGCGGGGAGTTCGACGTCCTCGCGACCCTGCGCCGCTCCGGCGAGCCGTACGCGCTCTCGCCCCGGCAGCTCTCGGCGACCCTGATGCTCACCACCGGCGGCATGACGGGCCGCCTCGACAAGCTGGAACGGGCCGGGCTGCTGTACCGCTCCCCCGACCCGCACGACCGCCGGGCCCTGCGGGTCACCCTCACCGACGAGGGTCTGCGCCTGGTGGACGAGGCGGTCGGCGCGGGGCTCGCCGTCCAGACCGAGGCGCTGTCCGCGGCCCTCGACGCCGGACGGACCGGGCAACTGGCCGACCTGCTGCGCGATCTGCTGGCCGCCACGGAGCGGTAG